One Ictalurus punctatus breed USDA103 chromosome 21, Coco_2.0, whole genome shotgun sequence genomic window carries:
- the tmem240b gene encoding transmembrane protein 240 isoform X2: MDAEVIARCVDMNALLDRFHNYILPHVRGPERVCHCTCGRHRVQYVIPYEGSSSPDRDLPAGGGSVTKQEVDLVLGLLLGFCISWVLLWLDRTLHRVLRAWRTHPQKDVWRSWKWVTRMCNVQELRRRLQQRRNNGGGDNNVVHVKHKHYHNGHLSPRRL; this comes from the exons ATGGACGCTGAG gtGATAGCGCGCTGTGTGGACATGAACGCGCTGCTCGATCGCTTCCACAACTACATCCTTCCTCATGTGCGGGGGCCGGAGCGGGTGTGTCACTGCACCTGTGGCag ACACCGTGTGCAGTACGTGATCCCGTACGAGGGTTCGAGCTCGCCAGACCGGGACCTTCCAGCAGGGGGCGGCAGTGTGACTAAGCAGGAAGTGGACCTGGTTCTGGGACTGCTGCTGGGCTTCTGTATCAGCTGGGTTCTGCTGTGGCTAGACAGAACTCTACACCGGGTTCTGCGGGCTTGGAGAACCCACCCACAGAAAG ACGTGTGGAGGTCGTGGAAGTGGGTGACGAGGATGTGTAACGTACAGGAGCTACGCAGGCGGCTGCAGCAGCGCAGGAACAACGGCGGAGGGGACAACAACGTGGTACATGTCAAACACAAACATTACCACAACGGGCACCTGAGTCCACGCAGGCTctaa
- the sdhb gene encoding succinate dehydrogenase [ubiquinone] iron-sulfur subunit, mitochondrial (The RefSeq protein has 1 substitution compared to this genomic sequence), with protein MSAVSFSLRRSGVAAMRSSALPASARYMQTAAAAQPRIKTFQIYRWDPDKPGDKPHMQTYDIDLNTCGPMVLDALIKIKNEVDSTLTFRRSCREGICGSCAMNINGGNTLACLNRIDTNTSKVSKIYPLPHMYVVKDLVPDMNNFYAQYKLIEPYLKRKDESQQGKEQYLQSVDDRQKLDGLYECVLCACCSTSCPSYWWNGDKYLGPAVLMQAYRWMVDSRDEYTEERLAKLQDPFSLYRCHTILNCTKSCPKGLNPGKAIAEIKKMMATYKEKKAVTV; from the exons ATGTCGGCTGTGAGTTTCTCCTTGAGGCGCTCCGGTGTAGCGGCGATGCGCTCCTCAGCTCTCCCAGCG AGTGCCCGGTACATGCAGACAGCAGCAGCCGCTCAGCCACGCATTAAGACGTTCCAGATTTACCGCTGGGATCCGGACAAACCCGGAGACAAACCGCACATGCAGACGTACGACATCGACCTCAacac CTGTGGGCCGATGGTATTGGACGCTTTGATTAAGATAAAGAACGAGGTCGACTCGACTCTCACCTTCAGACGCTCCTGCAGAGAAG gTATCTGCGGTTCGTGTGCGATGAACATTAACGGTGGGAACACGCTGGCGTGCCTGAACAGGATCGACACTAACACCAGTAAAGTGTCTAAGATTTACCCTCTGCCCCACATGTACGTGGTTAAAGACCTGGTACCG gACATGAATAATTTTTACGCTCAGTACAAGTTGATCGAGCCGTATCTGAAGAGGAAGGATGAGAGTCAGCAGGGGAAGGAGCAGTACCTGCAGAGCGTGGACGACCGACAGAAACTG GATGGTCTGTACGAATGTATCCTGTGTGCGTGCTGCAGTACCAGCTGTCCCAGTTATTGGTGGAACGGAGATAAATACCTGGGACCCGCCGTCCTCATGCAG GCGTACCGGTGGATGGTGGACTCTCGTGACGAGTACACAGAGGAGCGTCTGGCTAAACTGCAGGACCCGTTTTCTCTGTACCGCTGTCACACCATCCTAAACTGCACCAAGTCCTGCCCCAAG ggTCTGAATCCCGGGAAGGCCATCGCTGAGATTAAGAAAATGATGGCGACGTATAAGGAGAAGAAAGCAGTAActgtgtga
- the mrpl20 gene encoding 39S ribosomal protein L20, mitochondrial, which produces MVFLTLSCWIRNRGPDRYWKVQELLKHARHFRGRKNRCYSLAVRAVRRAFVYASKARKAKRRSMRTLWISRVAAACREHGIKYPVLMYNLVQCSVQLNRRVLSDLAVTEPRTFQALVALARARQQEGLRAALGDGKEPPGVFSRITQLQ; this is translated from the exons ATGGTGTTTCTGACTTTATCGTGTTGGATCCGGAACCGCGGTCCAGACCGTTACTGGAAAGTTCAGGAGCTTTTAAAACACGCCCGG cACTTTCGAGGAAGGAAGAATCGCTGCtacagcttggcggtgcgtgccGTGCGCAGGGCCTTCGTTTACGCCTCCAAAGCCAGGAAAGCCAAACGGCGCAGCATGAGGACG TTGTGGATCTCTCGTGTGGCTGCAGCCTGTCGGGAACATGGCATTAAATACCCTGTCTTAATGTACAACCTGGTGCAG TGCAGCGTGCAGTTGAACCGGCGTGTGCTGAGCGACCTGGCCGTCACGGAGCCGCGCACGTTCCAGGCGCTGGTGGCGTTGGCGCGAGCTCGGCAGCAGGAGGGTCTGCGGGCAGCGCTGGGTGACGGGAAAGAGCCTCCCGGGGTCTTCTCGCGCATCACACAGCTGCAGTGA
- the tmem240b gene encoding transmembrane protein 240 isoform X1: MIFMAVGAALVMVIARCVDMNALLDRFHNYILPHVRGPERVCHCTCGRHRVQYVIPYEGSSSPDRDLPAGGGSVTKQEVDLVLGLLLGFCISWVLLWLDRTLHRVLRAWRTHPQKDVWRSWKWVTRMCNVQELRRRLQQRRNNGGGDNNVVHVKHKHYHNGHLSPRRL, from the exons ATGATCTTTATGGCCGTCGGCGCCGCTTTGGTGATG gtGATAGCGCGCTGTGTGGACATGAACGCGCTGCTCGATCGCTTCCACAACTACATCCTTCCTCATGTGCGGGGGCCGGAGCGGGTGTGTCACTGCACCTGTGGCag ACACCGTGTGCAGTACGTGATCCCGTACGAGGGTTCGAGCTCGCCAGACCGGGACCTTCCAGCAGGGGGCGGCAGTGTGACTAAGCAGGAAGTGGACCTGGTTCTGGGACTGCTGCTGGGCTTCTGTATCAGCTGGGTTCTGCTGTGGCTAGACAGAACTCTACACCGGGTTCTGCGGGCTTGGAGAACCCACCCACAGAAAG ACGTGTGGAGGTCGTGGAAGTGGGTGACGAGGATGTGTAACGTACAGGAGCTACGCAGGCGGCTGCAGCAGCGCAGGAACAACGGCGGAGGGGACAACAACGTGGTACATGTCAAACACAAACATTACCACAACGGGCACCTGAGTCCACGCAGGCTctaa
- the atad3 gene encoding ATPase family AAA domain containing 3, which translates to MSWLFGLNKGQGGGGSPDVPLPPPPPPPPAAGSGGSGGDKPKDKWSSFDPTGLERAAQAAKELDQSRHAKEALELARMQEQTVQIEHQSKMKEYEAAVEQLKGDQIRIQAEERRKTLSEETKQNQARAQYQDKLARQRYEDQLRQQQAINEENLRRQEESVQKQEAMRKATIEHEMELRHKNEMLRIEAEAKARGRVERENADIIREQIRLKAAEHRQTVLESIRTAGAVFGEGFRAFISDWDKVTATVAGLTLLAVGVYSARNATGVAGRYIEARLGKPSLVRETSRITVTEAIKHPVKTTRRLMSKPQDALEGVVLSPLLEERVRDIAIATRNTRQNRGLYRNILMYGPPGTGKTLFAKKLALHSGMDYAIMTGGDVAPMGREGVTAMHKVFDWAGTSQRGLLLFVDEADAFLRKRSTEKISEDLRATLNAFLYRTGEQSNKFMLVLASNQPEQFDWAINDRIDEIVNFALPGPEERDRLVRLYFDRYVLEPATGGRQRLKLAQFDYGKKCSEIAKRTEGMSGREISKLGVAWQAAAYSSEDGVLTEGMIDARVDDAVRQHMQKMDWLHGDSVLDNEGRVTPAEGGKGAKTGFVLPQVLPLQAQEVLCPLKEDLDSTIPPLEEGGSSAAEKGTVPREGEGGVKHTEQKDVPPKDGTPV; encoded by the exons ATGTCGTGGCTCTTCGGCCTGAATAAAGGACAAGGCGGCGGCGGGAGTCCGGATGTTCCGTtaccgcctcctcctcctcctccgccgGCCGCGGGCTCAGGGGGAAGCGGCGGAGACAAACCCAAGGACAAATGGAGCAGCTTCGACCCAACCGGGCTGGAGAGAGCGGCGCAGGCCGCCAAGGAGCTCGACCAGTCCC GCCATGCGAAGGAGGCGCTGGAGTTGGCGCGCATGCAGGAGCAGACGGTGCAGATCGAACATCAGAGCAAGATGAAG gagtaCGAGGCAGCAGTGGAGCAGCTGAAGGGGGATCAGATCCGTATTCAGGCGGAGGAAAGGAGGAAAACTCTGAGTGAAGAAACCAAACAGAATCAAGCG agaGCTCAGTACCAAGACAAACTTGCTCGACAGCGTTATGAGGATCAGCTCCGACAACAg CAAGCTATAAATGAGGAGAACCTGCGCAGACAGGAGGAGTCTGTACAGAAACAGGAGGCCATGAGGAAAG ccacCATCGAGCACGAGATGGAGTTGAGGCATAAGAATGAGATGCTGCGGATCGAGGCGGAGGCTAAAGCTCGCGGCCGGGTGGAGAGGGAGAACGCTGACATCATCAGAGAACAGATTCGCCTTAAAGCAGCTGAACACAGACAGACTGTACTGGAGAGTatacg AACTGCCGGTGCTGTGTTTGGGGAGGGTTTCAGGGCTTTTATCTCCGACTGGGACAAAGTGACCGCGACG GTGGCAGGACTCACTCTGCTGGCCGTGGGTGTTTACTCTGCGAGAAATGCTACAGGAGTGGCGGGGAGATACATCGAGGCTCGGCTCGGGAAGCCGTCTCTGGTGAGGGAGACATCACGCATCACGGTGACGGAGGCCATCAAACACCCGGTCAAG acgaCCAGGAGGTTGATGAGTAAGCCTCAGGATGCTCTGGAAGGAGTTGTGCTCAGT CCGTTGCTGGAGGAACGTGTCCGTGATATCGCCATAGCGACCCGGAACACCCGCCAGAACAGAGGCCTCTACAGGAACATCCTGATGTACGGACCTCCTGGGACGGGGAAAACACTCTTTgccaag AAACtggcactgcattctgggatgGACTACGCCATTATGACAGGGGGAGACGTGGCCCCCATGGGGCGGGAAGGTGTAACTGCCATGCACAAAGTGTTTGACTGGGCCGGCACCAGCCAGCGAGG CCTGCTGCTGTTTGTGGACGAAGCCGACGCTTTCCTGCGCAAGCGGTccact GAGAAGATCAGTGAGGACCTGCGAGCCACGCTGAATGCCTTCCTGTACCGAACTGGAGAGCAGAGCAACAA gtttATGTTGGTTTTGGCCAGTAACCAGCCCGAGCAGTTCGACTGGGCCATTAACGACCGCATCGACGAGATTGTAAACTTCGCTCTTCCTGGCcctgaggagagagacagactggtCCGGCTTTACTTCGACAGATACGTCCTGGAGCCGGCCACCGGGGGGAGACA GCGGCTGAAACTGGCACAGTTCGACTACGGAAAGAAGTGTTCGGAGATCGCCAAGCGCACGGAGGGCATGTCGGGTCGAGAGATTTCCAAACTGGGCGTGGCCTGGCAG GCTGCTGCGTACTCCTCCGAGGACGGCGTTCTGACCGAAGGCATGATCGACGCCCGTGTGGATGACGCTGTCCGGCAGCACATGCAGAAGATGGACTGGCTGCACGGGGACAGCGTTCTGGATAACGAGGGCCGGGTCACTCCTGCAGAGGGGGGCAAAGGTGCAAAAACGGGCTTCGTCCTGCCCCAGGTTTTGCCCCTGCAGGCACAAGAGGTTCTTTGTCCCTTAAAAGAGGATCTGGACTCTACCATTCCACCACTGGAGGAAGGGGGTAGCAGTGCTGCAGAAAAAGGGACTGTTCCACGGGAAGGGGAGGGGGGAGTTAAACACACAGAACAGAAGGATGTCCCACCTAAAGATGGCACACCAGTTTAA